A stretch of DNA from Tubulanus polymorphus chromosome 6, tnTubPoly1.2, whole genome shotgun sequence:
CTGAATTGTGCGACTGGGTTGACCTGGAGAGGTTGCACAGAATCGCCGACGAAGGTGACGTACAAATTGCTGTAAATACATTCGTCAACGAACGTAAAGAACTTTGCAGAGAACTGCTGAAACTGGCCGCTGAATTCCGTAAACATGATAGAAATACAGCCGTTTCACAAATAGTGGGATCAAGCGTCGGACTTGCAGTCGGACTACCTTTATCGATCGCCGCTTTTACGCTGGTGTTTGTAACGGGTGGAATTGCCGCTCCGGTCGTCGGGGGCATCGCTTTGGGCGTAGGGGTCGCATCCGGTCTTACGACAGCCGGTAGCTTGATCGCGAAAGGCATCATTTCTAAATCGACCGAGAACAAGATCAACGAAGCTTTGAAACGCGACGCGGAGAACATACAAACTCTCATCAAGTGCCTGGAGAAAATTGATGGAAACTCTGACGACGAGAAGAATGAAGAGGACATACAGGTCGAAGGCGTCACGATGGAACCGCTTTCAAACGAAGACGCGCAGAAACAAGGGACGGCCACAGCGGCTAAAGTGATTTCTCACAGTACGGCAGGCAGCGCAGCTCTCGCTAGAACGGCACAGTTCAGCGGTACGGCTGCCGAGGCTGGCTCAACGGCGTTTAAGGTATTCACGACTTCGTCAAGAGTTCTG
This window harbors:
- the LOC141907906 gene encoding uncharacterized protein LOC141907906, with the translated sequence MSELCDWVDLERLHRIADEGDVQIAVNTFVNERKELCRELLKLAAEFRKHDRNTAVSQIVGSSVGLAVGLPLSIAAFTLVFVTGGIAAPVVGGIALGVGVASGLTTAGSLIAKGIISKSTENKINEALKRDAENIQTLIKCLEKIDGNSDDEKNEEDIQVEGVTMEPLSNEDAQKQGTATAAKVISHSTAGSAALARTAQFSGTAAEAGSTAFKVFTTSSRVLTVLGFAGSIVGAVADVYILVKSAQELHRESTLSVAIYDIVMEKLALEEDRNELEAFYHNLQQ